The following DNA comes from Streptomyces pristinaespiralis.
GTCCGAACATCGACAGGTCTTCCAATGCCAGGACGGTCATGCCTCCACCTCCGTCGCGCCCGTCGCCGCCGCGATACGGACCAGCTCGCCGGGGCGCGCCCCGGTGTCCGTGGTGACGCCGCCGCCGACGGAGTTCATCGGCAGCCACACCACCCGGTCGGGCATCTCGCTCACCTGGAGCGGCAGCCGTACGGAGCCGGCCGGTCCGCGGACCTCCAGCTCGTCGCCGTCCTTGACGCCCGTCTCCGCCGCCGTGGCCGCGGACAGCCGGGCGACCGCGGCGTGCCGGGTGCCGGCCAGTGCCTCGTCGCCCTGCTGGAGCAGACCCTGGTCGAGCAGGAGCCGGTGTCCCGCGAGGACCGCCTCGCCGGAGCCCGGCCGGGGCAGCGGCTCGGCGCTCTGTACCGGTTCGGTGGCCCGGGGGCCGTCCCAGCTGCCGAGCCGGTCCAGTTCGGTGCGTACGGACTTGAGGTCCGGCAGCCCGAAGGGCACGTCGAGCGCGTCGGCGAGCATGTGCAGCACCCGTGCGTCGGTCGGCGCGAGGGTCCGGGTCATCTGCTCGGGCTTGAGCGCCGCCTCGAACATCCGGGCCCTGCCCTCCCAGTTGAGGAAGGTGCCGGGCTTCTCCGCGACGGCCGCGACGGGGAGGACCACGTCCGCCCGCTCGGTGACCTCGCTGGGGCGCAGCTCCAGCGACACGAGGAAGCCGACCGCGTCGAGCGCCTCCCGCGCCCGTGCCGGGTCGGGCAGGTCCGCGACCTCGACGCCAGCGACGAGCAGCGCGCCCAGTTCGCCGGTGGCCGCGGCCTCGACGATCTGGCCGGTGTCGCGGCCGTAGCGGTGCGGCAGTTCACGTACCCGCCAGACCTCCGCGGTCTCCGTGCGGGCCCGGGGGTCGGTCGCCGGGCGGCCGCCGGGCAGCAGCGACGGCAGCGCGCCCGCCTCCACGGCGCCCCGCTCTCCGGCGCGGCGCGGGATCCACACCAGCTGTGCGCCGGTCGCGACAGAGGCACGGACGGCGGCGGTGAGACCGCCGGGCACGGCGGCGAGCCGCTCGCCGACCACGATCACCGCGCCCTCGGCGCGCAGCGCCTCCGACGCCTTCGCGCCGGCCTCGTCGAGGCCTTCGCCCGAGGCGAGGGCGTTCAGCCACTCGGTCTCGGTGCCGGGCGCCGCGGGAAGCAGGGTGCCGCCCGCCTTCACGAGTCCGCGCGTGGCGTGCGTGGCGAGGGAGAAGGCACGCTGTCCGTGCTGGCGGTTGGCCTTGCGCAGCCGCAGGAAGACCCCGGGGGCCTCCTCCTCCGCCTCGAAGCCCGCGAGCAGCACCGCCGGGGCCTTCTCCAGCGACGTGTAGGTGACCCCGGTGCCGGAGAGGTCCCGGCCCTGCCCCGCGACGCGCGCCGCGAGGAAGTCGGCCTCCTCCGCGGAGTGCGCCCGCGCACGGAAGTCGATGTCGTTGGTGTCGAGCGCGACCCGGGCGAACTTGGCGTACGCGTAGGCGTCCTCGACGGTCAGCCGGCCGCCGGTCAGGACACCGGTGCGGCCCTTGACGAGGCCGCGGGCCGCGGCCTCCAGCGCCTCCGGCCAGCTCGCAGGCTCCAGCACTCCCTGCTCGTTGCGCACGAGCGGCGTGGTGAGCCGGTCACGCTGCTGGGCGTAGCGGAAGCCGAAGCGGCCCTTGTCGCACAGCCACTCCTCGTTGACCTCCGGGTCCTGTGCGGCC
Coding sequences within:
- a CDS encoding NADH-quinone oxidoreductase subunit G, which gives rise to MTVTTSAPSGGSEAPVPPEDLVTLTIDGIEISVPKGTLVIRAAELLGIEIPRFCDHPLLDPAGACRQCIVEVEGQRKPMASCTITCTDGMVVRSQLTSPVAEKAQKGVMELLLINHPLDCPVCDKGGECPLQNQAVSHGQAESRFDGKKRTFEKPVPLSTQVLLDRERCVLCARCTRFSNQVAGDPMIELLERGALQQVGTGEGDPFESYFSGNTIQICPVGALTSAAYRFRSRPFDLVSSPSVCEHCAGGCATRTDHRRGKVMRRLAAQDPEVNEEWLCDKGRFGFRYAQQRDRLTTPLVRNEQGVLEPASWPEALEAAARGLVKGRTGVLTGGRLTVEDAYAYAKFARVALDTNDIDFRARAHSAEEADFLAARVAGQGRDLSGTGVTYTSLEKAPAVLLAGFEAEEEAPGVFLRLRKANRQHGQRAFSLATHATRGLVKAGGTLLPAAPGTETEWLNALASGEGLDEAGAKASEALRAEGAVIVVGERLAAVPGGLTAAVRASVATGAQLVWIPRRAGERGAVEAGALPSLLPGGRPATDPRARTETAEVWRVRELPHRYGRDTGQIVEAAATGELGALLVAGVEVADLPDPARAREALDAVGFLVSLELRPSEVTERADVVLPVAAVAEKPGTFLNWEGRARMFEAALKPEQMTRTLAPTDARVLHMLADALDVPFGLPDLKSVRTELDRLGSWDGPRATEPVQSAEPLPRPGSGEAVLAGHRLLLDQGLLQQGDEALAGTRHAAVARLSAATAAETGVKDGDELEVRGPAGSVRLPLQVSEMPDRVVWLPMNSVGGGVTTDTGARPGELVRIAAATGATEVEA